In one Nostoc sp. KVJ3 genomic region, the following are encoded:
- a CDS encoding glutathione S-transferase family protein, whose protein sequence is MSSIQLYFAKASTFSQRTRVVLLEKGIDFSSTEIDLQNKPDGYTQISRYGKVPAIKHGDIEIYESAIINEYLEEVFPEPALLPHDPGAKAIARIWIDYANTRFVPAFNKFLRGKDAQEQGQGQREFLESLLYIEQEGLGKLSGNGPYWLGEQLSLVDISFYPWFERLPLLEHFRNFTLPTETPRLQKWWNTLRSRESIRAVENPTSFYLERFAKILGAPTPVASAQK, encoded by the coding sequence ATGAGCAGCATACAACTTTACTTTGCCAAAGCCTCCACCTTCTCCCAAAGAACCCGTGTGGTTTTACTAGAAAAAGGAATTGACTTTAGCAGTACTGAAATTGACTTACAAAACAAACCAGATGGCTACACACAGATTTCGCGCTACGGCAAAGTCCCTGCGATTAAACATGGGGATATTGAAATTTATGAGTCTGCCATCATCAACGAATATCTCGAAGAAGTCTTTCCAGAACCAGCTTTATTACCCCACGATCCAGGTGCTAAAGCGATCGCTCGGATTTGGATCGATTATGCCAACACTCGCTTTGTACCCGCCTTTAACAAATTCCTGCGTGGTAAAGATGCTCAAGAACAGGGACAAGGACAAAGAGAGTTTTTGGAATCGCTATTGTACATTGAGCAAGAAGGATTAGGTAAGCTTTCTGGTAATGGCCCTTACTGGTTAGGAGAGCAGCTGAGTTTAGTTGATATCAGCTTCTATCCTTGGTTTGAACGCTTGCCTCTTCTAGAACACTTCCGCAATTTCACCTTACCAACAGAAACCCCTCGCTTGCAGAAATGGTGGAACACTCTGCGCTCGCGCGAGTCAATTCGGGCTGTGGAAAATCCTACAAGCTTCTATTTAGAAAGATTTGCCAAGATTCTTGGTGCGCCTACTCCCGTTGCTTCTGCTCAAAAGTAG
- a CDS encoding PhzF family phenazine biosynthesis protein: MGQTITQVDAFTNRPFAGNPAAVCVLSIPQDARWMQNVAQEMNLSETAFLVRQDDGFNLRWFTPTVEVPLCGHATLASAHILWSEGHLSPDEVARFYTKSGVLIAKLQGEWIELDFPVNHSQETVAPRELKQALGIPYKSVFLNSFGYLVELESEDLVRQIQPNFQILKTLPISEIIVTSLTDSDSEYDFVSRLFAPGLGIDEDPVTGATHCCLAPFWRDRLHKDELLAYQASRRGGVIKVSYTGGDRVFLAGQAVTVMRGELINA; encoded by the coding sequence ATGGGACAGACCATTACTCAGGTTGATGCTTTTACCAATAGACCTTTTGCAGGAAATCCCGCTGCTGTCTGTGTTTTGTCTATTCCCCAAGATGCTCGCTGGATGCAGAATGTGGCGCAGGAGATGAATTTATCTGAGACAGCTTTTCTAGTTAGACAAGATGATGGCTTCAATCTGCGGTGGTTTACGCCAACGGTGGAAGTGCCACTTTGTGGTCACGCAACCTTAGCTAGTGCCCATATACTTTGGTCAGAAGGGCATTTGTCACCTGATGAAGTTGCACGTTTTTATACCAAAAGCGGAGTACTGATTGCTAAGTTGCAAGGTGAGTGGATTGAGTTAGATTTTCCTGTGAATCACTCACAAGAAACAGTCGCCCCGCGAGAACTCAAACAAGCTTTAGGTATACCTTACAAATCTGTTTTTTTAAATTCTTTTGGCTATTTAGTGGAATTGGAATCTGAAGATTTGGTACGACAGATACAACCCAATTTCCAAATATTGAAAACGTTACCTATTTCTGAGATTATTGTCACCAGCCTTACCGACTCTGATTCTGAATATGATTTTGTCTCTCGTTTATTTGCACCGGGTTTAGGAATTGATGAAGATCCTGTAACTGGGGCGACTCATTGCTGTCTTGCTCCCTTCTGGCGCGATCGCTTACACAAAGATGAGTTATTGGCTTATCAAGCATCCCGGCGCGGTGGAGTCATAAAAGTCAGCTATACCGGAGGCGATCGCGTATTTCTCGCCGGACAAGCGGTAACTGTTATGCGAGGTGAGTTAATTAATGCTTGA